In Deltaproteobacteria bacterium, a genomic segment contains:
- a CDS encoding TVP38/TMEM64 family protein, with protein MSAWKRIALALGAPAVVLLAWRFGAFDWVTHDNIHRLLNESGVWGPVLYVAAFAALDPFGVPGAVFVLPASLAWETSFAVAMSVLGATGAGVVSFVLARGVLGDKFEQRLPPRLRAFTATAREHPLRTVILVRVLFGLAAPAHWALALAGVRFVPFVLGSIIGFIPPMTAFVVFGRAIIQWLEQQRDVRLWPIAIVVCIAGYFAYRWWFRRTPRRLREGAGAED; from the coding sequence ATGAGCGCATGGAAGAGGATCGCGCTCGCCCTCGGTGCGCCCGCCGTGGTCTTGCTCGCGTGGCGATTCGGCGCGTTCGACTGGGTCACGCACGACAACATCCACCGCCTGCTCAACGAGTCCGGCGTGTGGGGCCCCGTGCTCTACGTCGCCGCGTTCGCGGCCTTGGACCCGTTCGGCGTGCCCGGCGCGGTGTTCGTGCTGCCCGCCAGCCTCGCGTGGGAGACGAGCTTCGCGGTCGCGATGTCGGTGCTCGGCGCCACGGGCGCGGGCGTCGTCTCGTTCGTGCTCGCGCGCGGCGTGCTCGGCGACAAGTTCGAGCAGCGCTTGCCGCCCCGGCTGCGCGCCTTCACCGCGACGGCGCGCGAGCATCCGCTGCGCACCGTCATCCTCGTGCGCGTGCTGTTCGGCCTTGCCGCGCCCGCGCACTGGGCGCTCGCGCTCGCGGGCGTGCGCTTCGTGCCGTTCGTGCTCGGCAGCATCATCGGCTTCATCCCGCCGATGACCGCGTTCGTGGTGTTCGGGCGCGCGATCATCCAGTGGCTCGAGCAACAGCGCGACGTCCGGCTCTGGCCGATCGCGATCGTCGTCTGCATCGCGGGCTACTTCGCCTACCGCTGGTGGTTCCGGCGCACGCCGCGCCGGCTGCGCGAAGGGGCCGGCGCGGAGGACTGA
- a CDS encoding zinc-binding dehydrogenase — protein MVLAEPRRLVARELPIPEIGRDRALLRVETCGICGSDYEQFEGQLRTPNDCIPGHEPLGVIEAIGDGAARRWGVDVGDRVAVENMISCRFCAMCLAGKSHLCAKRRIYSYIPISVEHGLWGGYAQYMVLDEGTVVHKVDPTLAPAIAALFNPLGAGYRWAVEIPQTKPGDSVVVLGPGQRGLACVLAAREAGAAQVVVTGLAADRAKLALAREYGADVTIDVENENARERILNATGGRGADVVVDVSSYATAPVRDALDYCAPGGTVVLAGVKGFRPIENFISDKIVMKEISVRGAIGVTSSAYRSAIRLIESRKVALEKMHTHDFSLRDAEQAIRTLARQVPGEDAIHCSLFPER, from the coding sequence ATGGTGCTCGCCGAGCCGAGGAGGCTCGTGGCCCGCGAGCTGCCGATTCCCGAGATCGGGCGCGACCGCGCGCTGCTGCGCGTCGAGACGTGCGGCATCTGCGGCAGCGACTACGAGCAGTTCGAGGGCCAGCTGCGCACGCCGAACGACTGCATCCCCGGCCACGAGCCGCTCGGCGTGATCGAGGCGATCGGCGACGGCGCCGCGCGGCGCTGGGGCGTCGACGTCGGCGACCGCGTCGCGGTCGAGAACATGATCTCGTGCCGCTTCTGCGCGATGTGCCTCGCGGGCAAGTCGCACCTGTGCGCGAAGCGGCGGATCTACTCCTACATCCCCATCTCGGTCGAGCACGGCCTGTGGGGCGGCTACGCGCAGTACATGGTGCTCGACGAGGGCACCGTCGTGCACAAGGTCGACCCCACGCTCGCGCCCGCGATCGCCGCGCTCTTCAACCCGCTCGGCGCGGGCTACCGCTGGGCCGTGGAGATTCCGCAGACGAAGCCTGGCGACTCCGTGGTGGTGCTGGGACCCGGCCAGCGCGGCCTCGCGTGCGTGCTCGCCGCGCGCGAGGCGGGCGCGGCGCAGGTCGTCGTTACGGGGCTCGCTGCCGATCGCGCGAAGCTCGCGCTCGCACGCGAGTACGGCGCGGACGTGACGATCGACGTCGAGAACGAGAACGCGCGCGAGCGAATCCTGAACGCGACCGGCGGACGCGGCGCCGACGTCGTGGTCGACGTCTCCTCGTACGCCACCGCACCGGTGCGCGACGCGCTCGACTACTGCGCGCCCGGCGGCACCGTCGTGCTCGCCGGCGTGAAGGGCTTCCGCCCGATCGAGAACTTCATCAGCGACAAGATCGTGATGAAGGAGATCTCCGTGCGCGGCGCGATCGGCGTCACGTCCTCCGCCTATCGCAGCGCGATCCGGCTGATCGAGTCGCGCAAGGTCGCGCTCGAGAAGATGCACACCCACGACTTCTCGCTGCGCGACGCCGAGCAGGCGATTCGCACGCTCGCGCGGCAGGTGCCGGGCGAAGACGCGATTCACTGCAGCCTGTTCCCGGAGCGCTAG
- a CDS encoding PAS domain S-box protein: MSEALLLMTVGMCDYLGMMRLWFGFQTAGPGSWAGSWAISAALFATLRLFETHAQSAESAVWLARLAAGAAVPVMWTILCFVESLCSGAARIRRLSWAILPLSLLPVLSPWVITGDTVALEGADGAALFRAVRGDIVPLYGLGIVATLGWCGRELVRARELPAHDKRVLAALLVGYGGMAALSLANEIALTSYAGFVEFALLAMAIGLGHLVMRHQFRLESELVAQAERRSRDLADSEARYRDVVENMPIGLLSVNARGELEHANAKLLSMLGSTFTEFASAFDVLHEENAERSGFSPMLARSLQTGESFSSEFEFDSWWGRRLITRASVTPRRSAQGAITGALAVIEDVTEQRAIERRLQDAQRIEAVGQLAAGIAHEINNPMAYVRANLSMLAEEVDALSKSVAANAPGAPALPQVAELRQLLQSSLASVGRTVAVVRDLREFSHSSSAQREATDVNALLDNAARLAVTRSESSCEVRLELGEVPSIVGAPGQLAQVMLTLLVQAMHRASGASIVRASTTADGDEVLVVVQDDRAPIPPAERARLFEPFAKVRGEEPSLALYVARQIVQEHGGRIEVRSNQQQGTTFSVHLPARKDPLE, from the coding sequence GTGAGTGAAGCGCTGCTCCTGATGACGGTGGGCATGTGCGACTATCTCGGCATGATGCGCCTCTGGTTCGGCTTCCAGACGGCGGGTCCGGGCTCCTGGGCGGGAAGCTGGGCCATCTCTGCAGCGCTCTTCGCCACGCTGCGCTTGTTCGAGACCCACGCGCAGAGCGCCGAGTCTGCGGTGTGGCTCGCGAGGCTCGCGGCCGGCGCCGCCGTGCCAGTGATGTGGACGATCCTGTGCTTCGTCGAGAGTCTATGCAGCGGGGCCGCGCGAATCAGGCGGCTGTCCTGGGCGATCCTCCCCCTCTCGCTGCTGCCCGTGCTCTCGCCTTGGGTGATCACGGGCGACACGGTCGCCTTGGAGGGAGCGGACGGCGCGGCTCTCTTCCGAGCCGTCCGCGGCGACATCGTTCCGCTCTATGGCCTCGGCATCGTCGCCACGCTCGGCTGGTGCGGGCGCGAGCTCGTGCGCGCCCGCGAGCTGCCGGCGCACGACAAGCGCGTGCTGGCCGCGCTGCTCGTCGGTTACGGAGGAATGGCCGCGCTCTCGCTCGCCAACGAGATTGCCCTCACCTCCTACGCCGGCTTCGTCGAGTTCGCGCTGCTCGCGATGGCGATCGGCTTGGGCCACCTGGTCATGCGCCACCAGTTCCGCCTCGAGAGCGAGCTCGTCGCGCAGGCCGAGCGGCGTTCACGCGATCTCGCCGACAGCGAGGCGCGCTACCGCGATGTCGTCGAGAACATGCCGATCGGCCTGTTGTCGGTGAATGCGCGCGGCGAGCTGGAGCACGCGAACGCGAAGCTGCTCTCGATGCTCGGTTCGACCTTCACGGAATTCGCGAGCGCATTCGACGTGCTTCACGAGGAGAACGCCGAGCGCTCGGGCTTCTCGCCGATGCTGGCGCGCTCGCTCCAGACGGGCGAGTCGTTCTCCTCCGAGTTCGAGTTCGACTCGTGGTGGGGCCGGCGACTCATCACGCGAGCGTCGGTGACGCCGCGGCGGAGCGCGCAAGGCGCGATCACCGGCGCGCTCGCCGTGATAGAAGACGTGACGGAGCAGCGTGCGATCGAGCGGCGACTGCAAGACGCGCAGCGCATCGAAGCGGTGGGACAGCTCGCGGCGGGCATCGCTCACGAGATCAACAACCCGATGGCGTACGTGCGGGCGAACTTGTCGATGCTCGCGGAAGAGGTCGACGCGCTTTCGAAGAGCGTCGCCGCGAACGCGCCGGGCGCCCCCGCGCTCCCGCAGGTCGCGGAGCTGCGCCAGCTGCTCCAGAGCTCACTCGCGAGCGTTGGGCGCACAGTCGCGGTCGTGCGCGATCTGCGCGAGTTCTCGCACTCGAGCAGCGCTCAGCGCGAGGCGACCGACGTCAACGCGCTGCTCGACAACGCGGCGCGGCTCGCCGTGACGCGCTCGGAGTCTTCGTGCGAGGTGCGGCTCGAGCTCGGCGAAGTGCCCTCGATCGTCGGGGCGCCCGGTCAGCTCGCGCAGGTGATGCTCACGCTGCTGGTCCAGGCGATGCACAGGGCGAGTGGCGCGAGCATCGTGCGCGCATCGACGACCGCCGACGGCGACGAGGTGCTCGTCGTGGTGCAGGACGACAGAGCGCCGATTCCCCCCGCCGAGCGCGCGCGCCTGTTCGAGCCCTTCGCGAAGGTGCGCGGCGAAGAGCCGAGTCTCGCGCTCTACGTTGCGCGGCAGATCGTGCAGGAGCACGGCGGACGCATCGAGGTGCGCTCGAACCAACAACAGGGCACGACGTTCTCCGTGCACCTCCCCGCTCGCAAAGATCCTCTCGAATGA
- a CDS encoding PAS domain S-box protein, protein MQTFLLISIGVCLYVAFFHYGMRRAGAAHAWLAAWALAAAGFAAARIVQLELPEYANAATRCAAAIGTQFVWTLLRFTSELTETPRSPRLLRSFGVASFAFAALALFSPWILTGEIVERESYLGTTYHGSVAGPLMPLFAAYLLGTEGWITWRLARATNLAPLERRTLIVALVIYAAMCATNVAATLGLPVAPIGEFAPAVVAIGASRLVARRQGRLESDLEALVAQKTAQLVENEARYRGLVESSKVGIVCIDRAGKVLTVTPRIYEMFELPVGSSEPGASLQDLPLTRDNGAAALVKSVIERAKAISAETRQATTRGRNIDVHFIVAPQRDSAGEVAGALMLLEDVTERRAIESRLRQSQKMESVGELAGGIARGITAPMESVRDNLARVRSACDDVRKQLAPSATEEQRERFSEIEQLVDEAAEGVQRALGIVSDMREISSGGSLAIAPVDLNQLLAGVARMAGTQRRGAQLVERYAEIPLVTGNSGQLRQVFLNLIVNAVQAAPERGHVWIETQRDGDCVRVRVSDDGAGISPQHRDRLFEPFFTTKPAGQGTGLGLFLSYQIVQKHGGEIRFRADAAEGATFEVSLPIEPRAGAAGAQP, encoded by the coding sequence ATGCAAACTTTTCTGCTGATCTCGATCGGCGTGTGCCTCTACGTCGCGTTCTTCCACTACGGGATGCGGCGCGCGGGCGCGGCGCACGCGTGGCTCGCCGCGTGGGCGCTTGCGGCGGCGGGCTTCGCCGCGGCGCGGATCGTTCAGCTCGAGCTTCCCGAGTACGCCAACGCCGCCACGCGCTGCGCTGCCGCGATCGGGACGCAGTTCGTGTGGACGCTGCTGCGCTTCACCAGCGAGCTCACGGAGACGCCACGCAGCCCGCGTCTCCTGCGCAGCTTCGGCGTGGCCAGCTTCGCGTTTGCAGCGCTAGCGCTGTTCTCCCCGTGGATCCTCACGGGCGAGATCGTCGAACGAGAGTCCTATCTCGGCACGACGTACCACGGCTCGGTCGCGGGCCCGCTGATGCCGCTGTTCGCCGCGTATCTGCTCGGCACCGAGGGCTGGATCACCTGGCGCCTCGCGCGTGCGACGAACCTCGCGCCCTTGGAGAGGCGGACGCTGATCGTGGCGCTCGTGATCTACGCCGCGATGTGCGCCACGAACGTCGCGGCCACTCTTGGCTTGCCGGTCGCGCCCATCGGCGAGTTCGCCCCGGCCGTCGTCGCGATCGGCGCAAGTCGGCTCGTCGCGCGCCGCCAAGGCCGGCTCGAGAGCGATCTCGAAGCGCTGGTTGCCCAGAAGACCGCGCAGCTCGTCGAGAACGAGGCGCGCTACCGCGGTTTGGTCGAAAGCTCGAAGGTCGGAATCGTGTGCATCGACCGCGCAGGGAAGGTGCTGACAGTCACCCCGCGCATCTACGAGATGTTCGAGCTCCCGGTAGGCTCGTCGGAACCCGGCGCGAGTTTGCAGGATCTCCCGCTCACGAGGGACAACGGCGCCGCGGCGCTCGTGAAGAGCGTGATCGAGCGCGCCAAGGCGATCTCCGCCGAGACGCGCCAAGCCACGACGCGAGGGCGCAACATCGACGTCCACTTCATCGTCGCCCCGCAGCGCGATTCCGCCGGCGAGGTAGCTGGTGCGCTGATGCTGCTCGAGGACGTGACGGAGCGCCGCGCGATCGAATCGCGCTTGCGCCAGTCGCAGAAGATGGAGTCGGTGGGCGAGCTCGCGGGCGGGATCGCACGCGGCATCACCGCGCCGATGGAGAGCGTGCGCGACAACCTCGCGCGCGTGCGCAGCGCGTGCGACGACGTGCGCAAGCAGCTCGCGCCCAGCGCGACCGAAGAGCAGCGCGAACGCTTCAGCGAGATCGAGCAGCTCGTCGACGAAGCCGCTGAAGGCGTGCAGCGCGCGCTCGGCATCGTGAGCGACATGCGCGAGATCTCGAGCGGCGGCTCGCTCGCGATCGCCCCGGTCGATCTCAACCAGCTGCTCGCCGGCGTCGCGCGCATGGCGGGCACACAGCGGCGCGGCGCGCAGCTCGTCGAGCGCTACGCCGAGATTCCGCTCGTCACCGGCAACTCGGGGCAGCTGCGCCAGGTCTTCCTCAACCTCATCGTCAACGCCGTGCAAGCTGCGCCCGAGCGCGGCCACGTGTGGATCGAGACGCAGCGCGACGGCGACTGCGTGCGCGTGCGCGTGTCCGACGACGGCGCCGGCATCTCGCCGCAGCATCGCGACCGGCTCTTCGAGCCGTTCTTCACGACCAAGCCCGCGGGTCAGGGCACGGGCCTCGGCCTGTTCCTCTCGTATCAGATCGTCCAGAAACATGGCGGCGAGATCCGCTTTCGCGCCGACGCCGCGGAAGGCGCGACCTTCGAGGTCTCGCTCCCGATCGAACCGCGCGCCGGGGCCGCAGGGGCGCAGCCGTGA
- a CDS encoding peptidyl-prolyl cis-trans isomerase: MSAADPNPSRRPLALLVLGAAAGIAAAGYGVLGPGSERALPKGAVASVNGVAISADTWTRLVEGFEADTREAASEEMRRRILDRLIEEELLVQRGLAMGLAQNDRRVRADIVQAMIRSAVAESETETPSERELRAFYEEQRAFFTTPGRVRIEQLVVPVKDAAADSRARARADDARAQLASGASLASVRDALGAAEVSPVPDALLPPAKLREYVGPSVLRVALATPPGEWSAPVRSGAGYHVLRVLEREPEHTPPLDEMREQVQAEWVRRGGDRALRSYLDELREDADVQVTDELP, from the coding sequence ATGTCCGCCGCCGACCCGAATCCGAGCCGCAGGCCGCTGGCGTTGCTCGTGCTGGGCGCAGCGGCCGGAATCGCGGCGGCGGGCTACGGCGTGCTTGGCCCGGGCAGCGAGCGCGCACTCCCGAAGGGCGCGGTCGCGAGCGTGAACGGAGTCGCGATCTCTGCGGACACCTGGACGCGCCTCGTGGAGGGCTTCGAGGCCGACACGCGCGAGGCGGCGAGCGAGGAGATGCGGCGGCGCATCCTCGATCGCCTGATCGAGGAAGAGCTGCTCGTGCAGCGCGGCCTCGCGATGGGCCTCGCCCAGAACGATCGCCGCGTTCGCGCCGACATCGTGCAGGCGATGATTCGCTCGGCGGTCGCGGAGTCCGAGACCGAGACACCCAGCGAGCGCGAGCTGCGCGCGTTCTACGAGGAGCAGCGCGCGTTCTTCACGACGCCAGGCCGCGTGCGCATCGAGCAGCTCGTGGTGCCGGTGAAGGACGCTGCGGCCGACTCGCGCGCGCGCGCGCGTGCGGACGACGCCCGCGCGCAGCTCGCGAGCGGCGCTTCGCTCGCGAGCGTTCGCGACGCGCTCGGCGCCGCGGAAGTGTCGCCCGTGCCCGATGCGCTGCTCCCGCCCGCGAAGCTGCGCGAGTACGTGGGGCCCAGCGTGCTGCGCGTCGCGCTCGCTACGCCGCCCGGCGAGTGGAGCGCGCCCGTGCGCTCGGGCGCCGGCTACCACGTGCTGCGCGTGCTCGAGCGCGAGCCCGAGCACACGCCGCCGCTCGACGAGATGCGCGAGCAGGTGCAGGCCGAGTGGGTGCGCCGCGGCGGTGATCGCGCGCTGCGGAGCTATCTCGACGAGCTGCGGGAAGACGCGGACGTGCAGGTCACGGACGAGCTGCCGTGA
- a CDS encoding HupE/UreJ family protein, which translates to MSARVWLGLLGGALLLASSAAAHTRSTSYSTWAIDGVAATVRFDIPQYELTRLPWGIVAPPRLPPELATYLVGALRLEAGGEACAVVEPPRALAAPADRAVIEWSVRCARSDELAIVSEVLQEVAPSHLHFAKLRGERVVERLLTSASPRWELPRAEGEAKPALGSSLLEYVKLGVEHILTGYDHLVFLLGLLLLAARASEVVTVVTGFTVAHSITLGLAALGRVHPDGAAVEALIGLSIAIVATDNAWLTSARPRALPRAITLGFAALALAAALGAGAISATTYAGLALFAACYFALLARSERPARLRFAVAFCFGLVHGFGFAGVLAEFALPQDRLLAALLGFNAGVELGQLVCVALFFTLAWLAARFVRDAARALARDVANAAVCCAGVYWWVSRAFA; encoded by the coding sequence GTGAGCGCGCGCGTCTGGCTCGGATTGTTAGGGGGCGCGCTGCTGCTCGCCAGCTCCGCCGCGGCGCACACGCGCAGCACGTCGTACTCGACGTGGGCGATCGACGGCGTGGCCGCCACGGTGCGCTTCGACATCCCGCAGTACGAGCTCACGCGCCTGCCGTGGGGAATCGTGGCGCCGCCCCGGCTGCCGCCCGAGCTCGCGACCTATCTCGTGGGCGCGCTGCGGCTCGAGGCGGGAGGGGAAGCCTGCGCGGTGGTCGAGCCGCCGCGTGCGCTCGCGGCGCCGGCGGACCGCGCCGTGATCGAGTGGAGCGTGCGCTGCGCGCGCTCGGACGAGCTCGCGATCGTGAGCGAGGTGTTGCAGGAGGTGGCGCCGAGCCACCTGCATTTCGCGAAGCTGCGCGGCGAGCGCGTGGTGGAGCGGCTGCTCACGTCCGCGTCGCCGCGCTGGGAGCTGCCGCGCGCCGAGGGCGAGGCCAAGCCCGCACTCGGAAGCAGCTTGCTCGAGTACGTGAAGCTCGGCGTCGAGCACATCCTCACCGGCTACGACCACCTCGTGTTTCTGCTCGGCCTCTTGTTGTTGGCCGCGCGCGCGAGCGAGGTCGTCACCGTCGTCACGGGCTTCACCGTCGCGCACTCGATCACGCTCGGGCTCGCGGCGCTCGGCCGCGTGCACCCGGACGGCGCCGCGGTCGAGGCGCTGATCGGTCTCTCGATCGCGATCGTCGCCACCGACAACGCGTGGCTCACGAGTGCCCGCCCGCGAGCGCTGCCGCGCGCGATCACGCTCGGCTTCGCGGCGCTCGCGCTCGCAGCCGCGCTCGGCGCAGGCGCGATCTCGGCCACCACCTACGCCGGCCTCGCGCTGTTCGCGGCTTGCTACTTCGCATTGTTGGCGCGCAGCGAGCGGCCCGCGCGGCTTCGCTTCGCCGTCGCGTTCTGCTTCGGGCTCGTGCACGGCTTCGGCTTCGCCGGCGTGCTCGCGGAGTTCGCGCTGCCGCAGGATCGCCTGCTCGCCGCGCTGCTCGGCTTCAACGCCGGCGTCGAGCTCGGTCAGCTCGTTTGCGTCGCGCTGTTCTTCACGCTGGCTTGGCTCGCGGCTCGCTTCGTGCGCGACGCTGCGCGAGCTCTCGCGCGCGATGTCGCGAACGCCGCGGTTTGCTGCGCGGGCGTGTACTGGTGGGTCAGCCGCGCCTTCGCGTGA
- a CDS encoding alkaline phosphatase has protein sequence MRPVAALALGLITAALPALADTPAPNARENDPWFRAGREAAAERRAQLSAFRRAKNVILFVGDGMGLSTVTAARILAGQQAGGLGEDHWLSFERLPFTALSRTYNTNQQVPESSGTMSAIVTGVKTRAGSLSVDETVKLGDFAAVASHSVPTLIEEAEQRGLATGVVTNTTLTHATPAACYAHAPHREWETDAKLSEAARAAGFPDLARQLVEFASGDGIDVALGGGRAFFLGANQPDPEDVDRTGARLDERDLPAEWAARRGGAYVWNAEQLRALDPATTTQVLGLFDAGHMEFEIDRAQDTAGEPSLTEMTEKAIQLLSKNPRGFVLMVEGGKIDHAHHGHNAHRALTETIELSRAVQRALDMTGDDTLVVVTSDHSQPLVMSGYAVRGNPILGKLVINGTDGEPMPAPLPDAFGRPLTTLSYPAGPGHASESNLQPAGPKKFPHYMPAYQGDYVPRPDLSEVDTTAPDYMQEALAPLFAGMHAGEDVAIYAGGPGAEMFTGVREQNYIYHAIVTALGWAETPTDPNAPAF, from the coding sequence GTGAGGCCCGTCGCCGCGCTCGCGCTGGGCCTGATCACTGCCGCGCTCCCAGCACTCGCGGACACTCCTGCGCCGAACGCCCGCGAGAACGACCCCTGGTTTCGCGCCGGTCGTGAAGCCGCCGCTGAGCGACGCGCGCAGCTCAGCGCTTTTCGGCGCGCCAAGAACGTGATCCTCTTCGTCGGCGACGGGATGGGTCTCTCGACCGTGACGGCCGCGCGCATCCTCGCGGGTCAGCAGGCGGGCGGCCTCGGCGAGGATCACTGGCTCTCGTTCGAGCGACTGCCGTTCACCGCGCTCTCGCGCACGTACAACACGAACCAGCAGGTGCCCGAGTCATCGGGCACGATGAGCGCGATCGTGACCGGCGTGAAGACGCGCGCGGGCTCGCTCAGCGTGGACGAGACGGTGAAGCTCGGGGACTTCGCAGCGGTCGCCTCGCACAGCGTGCCCACGCTGATCGAGGAGGCCGAGCAGCGCGGGCTCGCGACTGGCGTCGTCACGAACACGACGCTCACGCATGCGACGCCGGCGGCTTGTTATGCGCACGCGCCGCATCGCGAGTGGGAGACGGACGCGAAGCTCTCCGAGGCGGCGCGCGCGGCGGGCTTCCCCGATCTGGCGCGGCAGCTCGTCGAGTTCGCGAGTGGCGACGGCATCGACGTCGCGCTCGGCGGCGGGCGCGCGTTCTTCCTCGGCGCGAATCAGCCCGACCCCGAGGACGTGGACAGGACCGGCGCGCGCCTCGACGAGCGCGATCTGCCCGCCGAGTGGGCCGCGCGCCGCGGCGGCGCCTACGTGTGGAACGCGGAGCAGCTCCGCGCGCTCGACCCGGCGACGACGACGCAGGTGCTCGGGCTGTTCGACGCGGGCCACATGGAGTTCGAGATCGACCGCGCGCAGGACACCGCGGGCGAGCCGTCGCTCACGGAGATGACCGAGAAGGCGATCCAGCTGCTCTCGAAGAACCCGCGCGGCTTCGTGCTGATGGTCGAGGGCGGCAAGATCGACCACGCCCATCACGGCCACAACGCGCACCGCGCGCTCACCGAGACGATCGAGCTGTCGCGCGCGGTGCAGCGCGCGCTCGACATGACCGGTGACGACACGCTCGTCGTCGTCACCTCGGATCACAGCCAGCCGCTCGTGATGTCCGGCTACGCCGTCCGTGGCAATCCGATCCTCGGCAAGCTCGTGATCAACGGAACCGACGGCGAACCGATGCCCGCGCCGCTGCCCGATGCGTTCGGCCGCCCGCTCACGACACTCAGCTATCCCGCAGGCCCCGGTCACGCGTCCGAGAGCAACCTTCAGCCCGCCGGCCCGAAGAAGTTTCCGCACTACATGCCGGCTTATCAGGGCGATTACGTGCCTCGCCCGGATCTCAGCGAGGTCGACACCACCGCGCCCGACTACATGCAAGAAGCCCTGGCGCCGCTCTTCGCCGGAATGCACGCCGGCGAGGACGTCGCGATCTACGCAGGCGGCCCCGGCGCTGAGATGTTCACCGGCGTGCGCGAACAGAACTACATCTATCACGCGATCGTGACCGCGCTGGGCTGGGCGGAGACGCCGACGGATCCGAACGCGCCGGCGTTCTAG
- a CDS encoding crotonase/enoyl-CoA hydratase family protein, translating to MTEIVRYELRDGVAVLAFDDGRANAVSHAAIDALNGSLGRAEKEAGAAVLLGRPGRFSAGFDLSVINQGIDASRALVTAGGELLVRILESDVPVVAACSGHALAMGALMLLASDYRVGARGAFKIGLNEVAIGLTLPVFALELARARIAREHLARATNLAEVYDPDGALAAGYLDRVVAPEQLEAEALAAAQPLTKLNRAAYRGTKRKLFGPMMQHVRATLAQDMASWTTP from the coding sequence ATGACGGAAATCGTTCGCTACGAGCTTCGGGACGGAGTTGCAGTTCTCGCCTTCGACGACGGCCGCGCCAACGCGGTGTCGCACGCGGCGATCGACGCGCTGAACGGCTCGCTCGGGCGCGCGGAAAAGGAAGCCGGCGCCGCCGTGCTGTTAGGGCGCCCCGGGCGCTTCTCGGCGGGCTTCGATCTCTCCGTGATCAACCAAGGCATCGACGCCTCGCGCGCGCTCGTCACCGCAGGCGGCGAGCTGCTCGTGCGCATCCTGGAGAGCGACGTGCCGGTCGTCGCCGCGTGCAGCGGACACGCGCTCGCGATGGGCGCGCTGATGCTGCTCGCGAGCGATTACCGCGTGGGTGCGCGCGGCGCGTTCAAGATCGGGCTCAACGAGGTCGCGATCGGGCTCACGCTGCCGGTGTTCGCGCTCGAGCTCGCACGCGCGCGCATCGCCCGCGAGCACCTCGCGCGCGCGACGAACCTCGCCGAGGTCTACGACCCCGACGGCGCGCTCGCCGCGGGCTACCTCGACCGCGTCGTCGCGCCCGAGCAGCTCGAGGCGGAGGCGCTCGCGGCGGCGCAGCCGCTCACGAAGCTGAACCGCGCCGCGTATCGCGGCACGAAGCGCAAGTTGTTCGGCCCGATGATGCAGCACGTCCGCGCCACGCTCGCGCAAGACATGGCGAGCTGGACGACGCCGTGA
- a CDS encoding PilZ domain-containing protein produces MALRKSLLVIEGGGDPLEPIARRLAALEFHVVRAKTPRDATEVLRDPRFLLGAAVIPVDLPAQDLSSVQQAIRAGGRMGMLPMLACGMRPDPNLRERLRRAGVDHALWFPIDDHLMRFQANRALAGSLPVRMERKAERVPTNWPVNFRSNGRERPAKLYSLSASGAFVATTQPSQPRTLVHLGLPLPGDDVRVAAEVVMTNVPGNLARGNLPTGMGVRFRGVDDRTEAALLAYTLERSRVLKV; encoded by the coding sequence ATGGCGCTGCGCAAGAGCCTACTCGTGATCGAGGGCGGCGGTGATCCGCTGGAGCCCATCGCACGCCGCCTCGCCGCGCTCGAGTTTCACGTCGTGCGCGCGAAGACGCCGCGCGACGCCACCGAGGTTTTGCGCGATCCACGTTTCCTGCTGGGTGCGGCCGTGATTCCTGTCGACCTGCCCGCGCAAGATCTGTCGAGCGTGCAGCAAGCGATCCGCGCCGGCGGCCGCATGGGCATGCTGCCGATGCTCGCGTGCGGAATGCGCCCCGACCCGAACCTGCGTGAGCGACTCCGCCGCGCGGGCGTCGACCATGCGCTCTGGTTCCCGATCGACGACCACCTCATGCGCTTCCAGGCCAACCGCGCTCTCGCTGGCAGCTTGCCGGTTCGCATGGAGCGCAAAGCGGAGCGCGTGCCGACGAACTGGCCGGTGAACTTCCGCTCGAACGGCCGCGAGCGCCCCGCGAAGCTCTACTCGCTGTCCGCGAGCGGCGCGTTCGTCGCGACCACGCAGCCCTCGCAGCCGCGCACGCTCGTGCACCTGGGGCTGCCCCTGCCCGGCGACGACGTGCGCGTCGCGGCCGAGGTCGTGATGACGAACGTCCCCGGCAACCTCGCGCGCGGGAATCTGCCCACCGGGATGGGCGTGCGCTTCCGCGGCGTCGACGACCGCACCGAGGCCGCGCTGCTCGCCTACACGCTCGAGCGCAGCCGCGTCCTCAAGGTCTGA